The Chiroxiphia lanceolata isolate bChiLan1 chromosome 4, bChiLan1.pri, whole genome shotgun sequence genome contains a region encoding:
- the LOC116785504 gene encoding toll-like receptor 6 isoform X1 has product MRPLTNTYVFVCAFTFTLWNNIQPTVENEFIANYSGRLLTNVPKNIPLHTQVLDLSHNRISGISISEFIYLSDLQVLNHSHNLITVLDFSVFVFNENLEYLDLSHNNILKVCCLTLACLRHLDLSYNKFTALPICQEFENMFRLEYLGLSAMMIRRSDFRYIKHLQLHTVFLTLGNFSLYEPQSLTALNTKRLHIDFAANQNFSFSLLYDGMSTSENLKIVNLIYTLSYKYFPSPPLMLLKKIKTTALILDTVDVQWPIILQIFLLIWYSPVEHLTVRNLTFRGPLGELTKYEFLPLLSSLEQLISLDGSMKALTLEHVRIKIYYFNQEILYRQFSEMNIASLTIYDAYMPHMLCPNRTSSFQYLNFSHNALTDELFQNCGTLIDLKLLILQWNKFESLLKVSFMTSHMKSLKYLDMSNNLLRHDGADVRCQWAASLTELDLSSNQLADAVFECLPVNIKKLDLQNNQISSVPKGLADLKSLEELNLASNRLADLPGCSGFTSLQFLNIEMNSILTPSTDFFQSCPRVKELQAGHNPFKCSCELQDFIRVERQSGGKLFGWPSAYVCEYPEGLRGTELKDFHLSELACNTTLLLVTALLLTLVLVAVVSFLCIYLDVPWYVRMTWQWTQTKRRAWHSHPKEQETVLQFHAFISYSEHDALWVKNELIPNLEKGEGRIQLCQHERNFVPGKSIVENIINCIEKSYKSIFVLSPNFVQSEWCHYELYFAHHKLFSENSNSLILILLEPIPPYVIPARYHKLKALMAKRTYLEWPKERSKHALFWANLRAAVNINLPTAIEANKDQSDVTYT; this is encoded by the coding sequence ATGAGACCCCTCACAAATACCTATGTCTTTGTTTGTGCCTTTACATTCACACTATGGAATAATATCCAGCCAACTGTGGAAAATGAATTTATTGCAAATTATTCAGGCAGATTGCTAACTAATGTTCCAAAAAACATTCCACTACATACTCAAGTATTAGATTTATCACATAATAGGATATCTGGAATAAGTATCTCAgaatttatttatctttctgaCCTTCAAGTATTAAATCATTCTCATAATCTAATTACGGTGCTTGACTTTagtgtctttgtttttaatgaaaatttagaATACTTAGATTTATCTCATaataacattttgaaagttTGCTGTCTAACTCTTGCATGTCTTAGACATTTAGATCTTTCTTACAATAAGTTTACTGCCTTGCCTATCTGCCAGGAATTTGAGAACATGTTTCGTTTGGAGTACCTAGGATTAAGTGCCATGATGATACGAAGGTCAGACTTCAGGTATATCAAACATTTGCAGCTGCACACTGTCTTCCTGACCTTGGGAAACTTTTCGCTGTATGAGCCTCAGAGTCTGACAGCCTTGAATACAAAGAGGCTCCACATTGATTTTGCAGCAAAccaaaacttcagtttttccCTCTTGTACGATGGAATGAGTacttcagaaaatttaaaaatagttaaCTTAATATATACCTTGAGCTATAAGtatttcccctctcctcctttaATGCTTCTGAAGAAAATCAAGACAACAGCTCTCATTCTTGACACTGTGGATGTACAATGGCCTATCATTCTGCAAATTTTCCTGCTTATTTGGTATTCACCTGTGGAGCATTTGACTGTGAGAAATTTGACTTTTCGGGGACCACTGGGGGAGCTGACTAAATATGAGTTTCTACCCTTGTTAAGTTCTTTGGAACAGTTAATCTCTTTGGATGGCTCCATGAAAGCATTAACTTTGGAGCATGTTCGTATTAAGATTTATTATTTCAACCAGGAGATTCTGTACAGACAGTTTTCAGAGATGAATATTGCCAGTTTGACAATATATGATGCATATATGCCACACATGCTTTGCCCAAATAGAACAAGctcatttcagtatttaaatttttctcacAATGCCCTGACGGATGAGTTGTTCCAGAATTGTGGCACTTTGATAGATCTGAAATTACTTATTTTGCAATGGAATAAATTTGAGAGCCTTCTCAAGGTGAGCTTCATGACCAGCCATATGAAATCACTGAAATATCTGGACATGAGCAACAACTTGCTGCGCCACGACGGAGCTGATGTACGGTGCCAGTGGGCTGCGTCTCTGACAGAGTTGGACCTGTCCTCCAATCAGTTGGCAGATGCCGTCTTTGAATGCTTGCCAGTCAACATCAAAAAGCTCGACCTACAAAACAATCAGATCAGCAGTGTCCCAAAGGGGCTGGCTGACCTAAAATCCTTGGAAGAGCTGAACCTGGCATCGAACAGGCTGGCTGACCTGCCGGGGTGCAGTGGCTTCACATCCCTGCAGTTCCTGAACATAGAGATGAATTCGATCCTCACCCCATCTACTGACTTCTTCCAGAGCTGCCCAAGGGTCAAGgagctacaggctgggcacaacCCATTCAAGTGTTCCTGTGAACTGCAAGACTTTATCCGTGTGGAGAGGCAGTCAGGGGGGAAGCTGTTTGGCTGGCCATCAGCGTATGTGTGCGAGTACCCGGAAGGCTTGCGAGGCACGGAGCTGAAGGACTTCCACCTGAGTGAACTGGCCTGCAATACAACGCTGCTGCTGgtgacagccctgctgctgacGCTGGTGCTGGTGGCTGTGGTGTCCTTCCTGTGCATCTACCTGGATGTGCCCTGGTACGTGCGGATGACGTGGCAGTGGACGCAGACGAAGCGGAGAGCTTGGCACAGCCACCCCAAAGAGCAGGAGACGGTTCTGCAGTTCCACGCGTTCATTTCCTACAGCGAGCACGATGCGTTGTGGGTGAAGAATGAGCTGATCCCAAACCTGGAGAAGGGGGAGGGCCGCATACAACTGTGCCAGCACGAGAGAAACTTTGTCCCCGGCAAGAGCATTGTGGAGAACATCATTAACTGCATTGAGAAGAGCTACAAGTCGATCTTTGTGTTGTCTCCCAACTTTGTGCAGAGCGAGTGGTGTCACTATGAGCTGTACTTTGCCCATCACAAGTTATTCAGTGAGAATTCCAACAGCTTAATCCTGATTTTACTGGAGCCGATCCCTCCATACGTTATCCCTGCCAGGTATCACAAGCTGAAGGCTCTCATGGCAAAACGCACCTACCTGGAGTGGCCGAAGGAGAGGAGCAAGCATGCCCTTTTCTGGGCTAACCTGAGGGCAGCTGTTAACATTAACCTGCCCACAGCCATTGAAGCAAACAAGGACCAGAGTGATGTTACATATACTTAG
- the LOC116785504 gene encoding toll-like receptor 6 isoform X2 produces the protein MFRLEYLGLSAMMIRRSDFRYIKHLQLHTVFLTLGNFSLYEPQSLTALNTKRLHIDFAANQNFSFSLLYDGMSTSENLKIVNLIYTLSYKYFPSPPLMLLKKIKTTALILDTVDVQWPIILQIFLLIWYSPVEHLTVRNLTFRGPLGELTKYEFLPLLSSLEQLISLDGSMKALTLEHVRIKIYYFNQEILYRQFSEMNIASLTIYDAYMPHMLCPNRTSSFQYLNFSHNALTDELFQNCGTLIDLKLLILQWNKFESLLKVSFMTSHMKSLKYLDMSNNLLRHDGADVRCQWAASLTELDLSSNQLADAVFECLPVNIKKLDLQNNQISSVPKGLADLKSLEELNLASNRLADLPGCSGFTSLQFLNIEMNSILTPSTDFFQSCPRVKELQAGHNPFKCSCELQDFIRVERQSGGKLFGWPSAYVCEYPEGLRGTELKDFHLSELACNTTLLLVTALLLTLVLVAVVSFLCIYLDVPWYVRMTWQWTQTKRRAWHSHPKEQETVLQFHAFISYSEHDALWVKNELIPNLEKGEGRIQLCQHERNFVPGKSIVENIINCIEKSYKSIFVLSPNFVQSEWCHYELYFAHHKLFSENSNSLILILLEPIPPYVIPARYHKLKALMAKRTYLEWPKERSKHALFWANLRAAVNINLPTAIEANKDQSDVTYT, from the coding sequence ATGTTTCGTTTGGAGTACCTAGGATTAAGTGCCATGATGATACGAAGGTCAGACTTCAGGTATATCAAACATTTGCAGCTGCACACTGTCTTCCTGACCTTGGGAAACTTTTCGCTGTATGAGCCTCAGAGTCTGACAGCCTTGAATACAAAGAGGCTCCACATTGATTTTGCAGCAAAccaaaacttcagtttttccCTCTTGTACGATGGAATGAGTacttcagaaaatttaaaaatagttaaCTTAATATATACCTTGAGCTATAAGtatttcccctctcctcctttaATGCTTCTGAAGAAAATCAAGACAACAGCTCTCATTCTTGACACTGTGGATGTACAATGGCCTATCATTCTGCAAATTTTCCTGCTTATTTGGTATTCACCTGTGGAGCATTTGACTGTGAGAAATTTGACTTTTCGGGGACCACTGGGGGAGCTGACTAAATATGAGTTTCTACCCTTGTTAAGTTCTTTGGAACAGTTAATCTCTTTGGATGGCTCCATGAAAGCATTAACTTTGGAGCATGTTCGTATTAAGATTTATTATTTCAACCAGGAGATTCTGTACAGACAGTTTTCAGAGATGAATATTGCCAGTTTGACAATATATGATGCATATATGCCACACATGCTTTGCCCAAATAGAACAAGctcatttcagtatttaaatttttctcacAATGCCCTGACGGATGAGTTGTTCCAGAATTGTGGCACTTTGATAGATCTGAAATTACTTATTTTGCAATGGAATAAATTTGAGAGCCTTCTCAAGGTGAGCTTCATGACCAGCCATATGAAATCACTGAAATATCTGGACATGAGCAACAACTTGCTGCGCCACGACGGAGCTGATGTACGGTGCCAGTGGGCTGCGTCTCTGACAGAGTTGGACCTGTCCTCCAATCAGTTGGCAGATGCCGTCTTTGAATGCTTGCCAGTCAACATCAAAAAGCTCGACCTACAAAACAATCAGATCAGCAGTGTCCCAAAGGGGCTGGCTGACCTAAAATCCTTGGAAGAGCTGAACCTGGCATCGAACAGGCTGGCTGACCTGCCGGGGTGCAGTGGCTTCACATCCCTGCAGTTCCTGAACATAGAGATGAATTCGATCCTCACCCCATCTACTGACTTCTTCCAGAGCTGCCCAAGGGTCAAGgagctacaggctgggcacaacCCATTCAAGTGTTCCTGTGAACTGCAAGACTTTATCCGTGTGGAGAGGCAGTCAGGGGGGAAGCTGTTTGGCTGGCCATCAGCGTATGTGTGCGAGTACCCGGAAGGCTTGCGAGGCACGGAGCTGAAGGACTTCCACCTGAGTGAACTGGCCTGCAATACAACGCTGCTGCTGgtgacagccctgctgctgacGCTGGTGCTGGTGGCTGTGGTGTCCTTCCTGTGCATCTACCTGGATGTGCCCTGGTACGTGCGGATGACGTGGCAGTGGACGCAGACGAAGCGGAGAGCTTGGCACAGCCACCCCAAAGAGCAGGAGACGGTTCTGCAGTTCCACGCGTTCATTTCCTACAGCGAGCACGATGCGTTGTGGGTGAAGAATGAGCTGATCCCAAACCTGGAGAAGGGGGAGGGCCGCATACAACTGTGCCAGCACGAGAGAAACTTTGTCCCCGGCAAGAGCATTGTGGAGAACATCATTAACTGCATTGAGAAGAGCTACAAGTCGATCTTTGTGTTGTCTCCCAACTTTGTGCAGAGCGAGTGGTGTCACTATGAGCTGTACTTTGCCCATCACAAGTTATTCAGTGAGAATTCCAACAGCTTAATCCTGATTTTACTGGAGCCGATCCCTCCATACGTTATCCCTGCCAGGTATCACAAGCTGAAGGCTCTCATGGCAAAACGCACCTACCTGGAGTGGCCGAAGGAGAGGAGCAAGCATGCCCTTTTCTGGGCTAACCTGAGGGCAGCTGTTAACATTAACCTGCCCACAGCCATTGAAGCAAACAAGGACCAGAGTGATGTTACATATACTTAG